DNA sequence from the Moorena sp. SIOASIH genome:
GCTACCCCAAAGGCTTTGACCTGGAACTCTGGTATATGAAAATATCCCGCCCCTACTATCCTGATCCGAAAGCGATCGCCCAAGCCATAGCTGATGACTTGGGTAAGATTGGCATCAAGGTTTCTTTAAAAACAAAACCCTGGAAAGATTATCTCAAAGACCGACAAAAGTCTCCTGGTTTCCAAGGGTTTATATTGGGTTGGACTGGGGAATATGGCGACCCAGATAACTTCTACTATTCCCACTTCGGACCTAATGCTACCGCTGACCTTGGACGTTGGAAGAATAACCAAATCCTACGGCTATTGGAAACCGGTCGTAAGACCCAAGACAAGGATGCTAGGGCAAGAATCTATCGCCAAGTGGATAAAATTTTATTTGAACAAGCCGTGCGCATTCCCATTGTCCACTCCCAACCGCTTTTAGGTAAGCGAGCCAATATTCAAGGCTGGAAGCCCAGTCCACTCGGTTCAGAATCTTTTGAAACTGTGGATAAGATTTAGATAGAACACTATAATTACAAATGTGTAACTTCAAAGGTAACAACTCTTGGGACAAAAACTCTTGGGACAAGTAATACTGCTCTAGGCTTTTTATTTGAGATGTAAACAGAGGAGTGAGGCCAAAAGCGAACAGCGAACAGGGCAAATGTCAGAGTAGGAAAGAGTTACGAGTAGTTTTTGTCATTCAGAAAAATAGGCATAGTTTTTCATGACCTATTTGTAAAGGCTATATATCCAAAAGGGAACTAGTTCGATGACAAAAAAAAGGAATACATCTAGAGACGGATTTAGGAACCGGTTAGAAAACTTGGCTTTAAACAACTTCAAGGGGATTTGGGACTTTATTCAAAGCAACGACTATCTCAAACGTCAAGCCAACAAAACAATGATTAACAATGTCGTCTACAAAATTCCCACTCGTCCCCATAAGTTAAGCGCGATCGCACCCTATACTTCTTGGGACTCATTAACAGACCGAACCTGGAGCGGACGACATTTACCCCCCGATCCAGAGTTCAACAAACCAGGGAACCTTCCCCCTCTCGAAGACCTTGCTGTTTTGTTTCGCAAACAAGAGGGGAAAACCATCTATTCCGAGAAGTCTACCCTGCTGTTTCCCTATTGGGTGCAGTGGTTTACGGATGGCTTTTTGCGCACTGATCACTACAATAAATTAAAGAATACCTCTAACCACGCCATCGATTTATGTCCCGTCTATGGGTTGAACAGAAAATCTACAGACATGCTGAGGTCCCATCAGGGCGGGAAACTGAAAAGCCAGATTATCAATGGTGAAGAATATCCTCTCTTCTATTACGACGATCCAGAACAGGGAGTGGTCAAGCCAGAGTTTGACGGGTTGTATGAGCCGCTCAATGATGAGAAGCGACTCGACCCAGCCAAGAAAGCCAAACTATTTGCCATGGGTGTAGAACGAGCCAATGTCCAAATTGGCTATGTAATGCTTAATGTGCTGTGTCTGAGGGAACACAATCGCCTGTGTGATTTACTGGCTAAGCATTATCCCGATTGGGATGACGAGCGACTCTTCCAAACGGCCAGAAACATCGTGATGGTCGTAATCATGAAAATTGTGGTGGAAGAGTATGTTAATCACATTACCTCCTATCACTTCAATTTGATTGTCGATCCCCCAGCTTGTACCAATCAGAAGTGGTATCGCCAGAATTGGATGACAGTGGAATTTAATTTGGTATATCGTTGGCACAGTGCCCTTCCCGAGACTCTGACCTATGACAGCAAGCAAATTCCCATGGTGGATAGCCTCTGGAATAATGAGATGCTGATCAATAAAGGCTTGGGACAATTGTTTGAGGAGACTTGTTCCCAACCAGGCACCAGAATTGGTTTGTTTAACACGCCAGAATTCCTGATACCTATTGAATTGAAAAGTATCGACTTAGGTCGTCAAGCTCAACTGGCCAGCTATAATGATTAC
Encoded proteins:
- a CDS encoding peroxidase family protein → MTKKRNTSRDGFRNRLENLALNNFKGIWDFIQSNDYLKRQANKTMINNVVYKIPTRPHKLSAIAPYTSWDSLTDRTWSGRHLPPDPEFNKPGNLPPLEDLAVLFRKQEGKTIYSEKSTLLFPYWVQWFTDGFLRTDHYNKLKNTSNHAIDLCPVYGLNRKSTDMLRSHQGGKLKSQIINGEEYPLFYYDDPEQGVVKPEFDGLYEPLNDEKRLDPAKKAKLFAMGVERANVQIGYVMLNVLCLREHNRLCDLLAKHYPDWDDERLFQTARNIVMVVIMKIVVEEYVNHITSYHFNLIVDPPACTNQKWYRQNWMTVEFNLVYRWHSALPETLTYDSKQIPMVDSLWNNEMLINKGLGQLFEETCSQPGTRIGLFNTPEFLIPIELKSIDLGRQAQLASYNDYREMSKFPRVTDFDQITADEDTQRELKRLYGDVNNIEFYVGLYAEDVPPNATVPPLVNRLIAIDAFSQALTNPLLAENIFNEETFSPVGWEVIQNTNTLSDMVNRNSPQQDKNYQSKKYKVTFDNP